The proteins below are encoded in one region of Segatella copri:
- a CDS encoding porin family protein → MKKVLSVLMVVAAMMFATNANAQIKFGLKGGLDVTNMSLSNDVFDASNKTGFFVGPMVKVTIPIVGLSFDAAALYDQKEAKVSVNDAETTMTQKSLNIPVNVRYGFGLSSLANVFVFAGPQWGINVGDKNFEWDKSGCYSLKKTNFSVNVGLGVTLLSHLQLSANYNIACGKTADVTWKETSDKIVNGNSKNNSWQIALGYWF, encoded by the coding sequence ATGAAGAAAGTTTTATCAGTATTAATGGTTGTAGCAGCCATGATGTTTGCTACAAATGCTAATGCCCAGATTAAGTTTGGTTTGAAGGGCGGTTTGGATGTTACTAACATGTCTTTGAGTAACGATGTATTTGATGCATCTAACAAGACAGGTTTCTTTGTTGGTCCAATGGTAAAGGTTACTATCCCTATTGTTGGCTTGAGTTTTGATGCTGCTGCCTTGTACGATCAGAAGGAAGCTAAGGTGTCTGTAAATGATGCAGAGACAACGATGACTCAGAAATCTCTTAATATCCCAGTAAACGTACGTTATGGCTTCGGCTTGAGCAGCTTGGCTAATGTTTTCGTCTTCGCTGGTCCACAGTGGGGTATCAACGTTGGTGACAAGAACTTCGAGTGGGATAAATCAGGCTGCTATTCTCTGAAGAAAACAAACTTCAGTGTAAACGTAGGTTTGGGTGTTACCCTGCTGAGCCATCTCCAGCTCTCTGCGAACTATAACATCGCTTGCGGTAAGACTGCAGATGTTACCTGGAAGGAAACAAGCGATAAGATTGTGAATGGTAACAGTAAGAATAACAGTTGGCAGATCGCTTTGGGTTATTGGTTCTAA
- the priA gene encoding replication restart helicase PriA: MKYVDVILPLPLDGTFTYSVPDGMEGKVVPGVRLLVPLGKSKKYIAMATRLHDDKPAFSCKPVEAVLDNTPSLLPQQMRLWQWIGYYYMAPLGDVYNAAMPGGLKSTEKFKPKMELYVELASTYRSEQALHVALNLVQRALKQAKTLTTFLSLSHWDSLDGDTPREGIKKVTKEELMNESHCTAAVVKALIDRGILFTYELEIGRLNTNGESHLDLIKPLSLAQQDAYNGILMQMMKKDVVLLHGVTSSGKTEIYIHLIRKAIEEHKQVLYLLPEIALTVQIMERLHRVFGDRLGIYHSKYSDAERVEIWQKQLSDHPYDVILGARSAVFLPFKNLGLVIIDEEHETSFKQQDPAPRYHARSAGIVLAKMYGAKTLLGTATPSMESYYNAQQGKYGLVELKTRYKGIQLPEIQVVDVKDLRHRKMMSGPFSPQLLAAVREALKNGQQAILFQNRRGFAPMVECKVCGWVPKCKNCDVSLTLHKSINLLTCHYCGYTYPVPTECPNCGSTEIMGRGFGTEKIEDQIAEIFPEAKIARMDLDTTRTRNAYERLIADFSEGRTNLLIGTQMVSKGLDFDKVSVVGILNADSMLNYPDFRAYEHAFMMMAQVSGRAGRKGKRGLVILQTKNPNLPVIGQVVHNDYAGLYQGILEERRNFHYPPFYHLINVYVKHKYDKVCEQASHELSKTLRSWFGERVLGPDKPAVARVKTMNIRKIVIKLENGIDQQKVREYLKFAQQQMGKDPRYGALQIYYDVDPL; encoded by the coding sequence ATGAAATATGTAGATGTGATATTACCCCTTCCGCTCGACGGAACCTTTACTTATTCTGTCCCTGATGGGATGGAAGGGAAAGTTGTGCCTGGGGTACGCTTGCTGGTTCCTCTTGGTAAAAGTAAGAAATATATCGCAATGGCTACCCGGCTGCATGATGATAAGCCTGCATTCTCCTGCAAACCTGTCGAGGCGGTACTTGACAATACCCCTTCGCTGTTGCCTCAGCAGATGAGATTGTGGCAATGGATTGGCTATTATTATATGGCTCCGTTAGGCGATGTCTATAATGCTGCTATGCCCGGTGGACTGAAGTCTACAGAGAAATTCAAGCCCAAGATGGAACTCTATGTAGAACTTGCCAGTACGTACCGTAGTGAGCAGGCACTTCATGTAGCGCTCAACCTGGTGCAGAGAGCCTTGAAGCAAGCCAAAACTTTAACCACCTTTCTGAGTCTCTCGCATTGGGACAGTCTTGATGGAGATACGCCTAGAGAAGGCATAAAAAAAGTGACCAAGGAAGAACTGATGAATGAGAGCCATTGTACGGCTGCTGTTGTCAAGGCACTTATCGACAGGGGAATTCTCTTTACTTATGAATTGGAAATAGGACGATTGAATACGAATGGAGAATCTCATCTTGACTTGATTAAACCTCTCTCCTTGGCTCAGCAAGATGCCTATAATGGAATCCTGATGCAAATGATGAAAAAGGATGTTGTATTGCTTCATGGTGTGACATCCAGCGGAAAGACGGAAATCTACATTCATCTTATCAGAAAAGCCATTGAGGAGCATAAGCAGGTGCTCTATCTTCTGCCGGAAATCGCTCTGACCGTACAAATCATGGAGCGCCTTCATAGAGTTTTCGGCGACCGGCTGGGCATCTACCATTCTAAATATAGTGATGCTGAGCGTGTAGAAATCTGGCAGAAACAACTCTCTGATCATCCCTATGATGTAATTCTGGGTGCAAGAAGTGCCGTCTTCCTGCCTTTTAAGAATTTGGGACTCGTCATCATAGACGAAGAGCACGAGACTTCCTTCAAACAACAGGATCCCGCTCCGCGCTACCATGCCAGAAGTGCTGGCATAGTGCTTGCCAAGATGTATGGGGCAAAGACATTATTGGGTACGGCTACGCCTTCGATGGAGAGTTATTATAATGCGCAGCAAGGTAAGTATGGACTGGTAGAGCTGAAAACAAGATACAAAGGTATTCAGTTGCCGGAAATTCAGGTGGTAGATGTAAAAGACTTGCGCCACCGTAAGATGATGAGCGGTCCTTTCTCTCCACAGCTTTTGGCTGCAGTAAGAGAGGCTTTGAAGAATGGGCAACAGGCAATCCTCTTTCAGAATCGTCGTGGTTTTGCGCCGATGGTTGAATGTAAGGTATGTGGTTGGGTGCCGAAATGTAAAAACTGTGATGTCTCGCTTACGTTACACAAAAGCATTAACCTGCTGACTTGCCATTATTGTGGTTACACTTATCCGGTTCCTACAGAATGTCCTAACTGTGGCAGTACGGAAATCATGGGACGTGGTTTTGGTACCGAGAAGATAGAAGACCAGATAGCGGAAATCTTTCCGGAAGCCAAGATTGCCAGAATGGATTTGGATACAACACGTACACGAAATGCCTACGAACGTCTTATCGCAGACTTCTCTGAAGGCAGAACGAATCTTCTCATAGGTACGCAAATGGTTTCTAAGGGTCTCGATTTCGATAAGGTGAGTGTAGTAGGCATCCTGAATGCTGATTCGATGCTCAACTATCCCGATTTCCGCGCCTACGAGCATGCTTTTATGATGATGGCACAGGTGAGTGGTAGAGCTGGAAGAAAAGGTAAGCGTGGCTTGGTGATTCTACAGACCAAGAATCCTAACTTGCCTGTAATTGGCCAGGTGGTTCATAATGATTATGCAGGCTTGTATCAGGGTATCCTGGAGGAGAGAAGAAATTTTCATTATCCACCTTTCTATCACCTGATTAATGTGTATGTAAAACATAAATATGATAAGGTATGCGAACAGGCTAGCCATGAGCTCAGCAAAACGCTGAGAAGCTGGTTTGGCGAGCGTGTGTTGGGACCGGATAAACCTGCTGTGGCAAGGGTTAAGACGATGAACATCCGAAAGATTGTTATCAAACTGGAAAATGGTATTGACCAGCAGAAGGTAAGAGAATATCTGAAGTTTGCTCAACAGCAGATGGGAAAGGATCCGAGATATGGAGCTCTGCAGATTTATTATGATGTAGACCCATTGTAG
- a CDS encoding OmpP1/FadL family transporter — protein MKKLKLVGLAIAMACATPSFAGGLLTNTNQHVAFNRMMSREASIGIDGVYYNPAGVVFMGEGHHLAINWQLAYQTRSIENDYALFTNNVNNPITPRTFKGEAFAPVIPSFQYAYNKGRWSLQASFALTGGGGKCTFDNGLGSFEKIVAETAMAACGLARTVDNVLGNTLGQPGMQMFTTDQAFGQKGEYSYNSYMHGRQYYYGLSVGAAYKFCDNFSAFAGVRGVYASTNYYGYVENIKVGNMPLYKVLDPTKENAANIELSCDQSGVGFTPIIGVDYKTGRWNFSAKYEFKTRIRLKNKSVNQAPSIGNLPANLSNQMTGILTAKYQQAGLTLEQAKQQAENKANAVLTDPTVGATMLGLKTQFDTELEEAIGEYEDGKKIAGDIPAYLALGVGYSPVNAVRVNVGFHWFDDKHATSYNNRQEKLKRGTLEYNAGVEVDVNKKITLSTGWQNTNYGLSDEYMDDKSFVVSSNSVAVGGVYHINKKMDLNVAYFHTFYQHKKTSENVELIGKTYSSDYTRNNNVFAVGLDINF, from the coding sequence ATGAAGAAACTAAAATTAGTTGGTTTGGCCATTGCGATGGCTTGTGCAACCCCATCTTTTGCAGGCGGTTTGCTCACCAACACCAATCAACATGTAGCATTCAACAGAATGATGAGCCGTGAGGCTTCAATTGGTATCGACGGTGTTTATTATAATCCAGCCGGAGTTGTATTCATGGGTGAAGGTCACCACCTCGCCATCAACTGGCAGTTGGCTTACCAGACACGTAGCATTGAAAATGATTATGCTCTGTTCACCAACAATGTGAACAATCCTATTACTCCTCGTACTTTCAAGGGTGAGGCTTTTGCGCCTGTCATCCCTTCATTCCAGTATGCTTATAATAAAGGTAGATGGTCACTTCAGGCTAGCTTCGCCCTCACAGGTGGCGGTGGCAAGTGTACCTTCGATAATGGTCTTGGCTCTTTCGAGAAGATCGTAGCAGAGACAGCAATGGCTGCTTGCGGTTTGGCAAGAACTGTTGACAACGTATTGGGCAACACACTTGGACAGCCAGGAATGCAAATGTTTACAACCGACCAAGCTTTCGGTCAGAAAGGCGAATATAGTTACAATAGCTATATGCATGGACGTCAGTACTATTACGGTCTCTCTGTAGGTGCTGCATATAAATTCTGCGACAACTTCAGCGCATTTGCAGGCGTGCGTGGCGTTTATGCTTCAACAAACTACTATGGATATGTTGAAAACATCAAGGTAGGCAACATGCCTCTGTACAAGGTTCTCGACCCTACCAAGGAAAATGCTGCCAACATTGAGTTGAGCTGCGATCAAAGTGGTGTAGGCTTTACGCCTATCATCGGTGTAGATTACAAGACTGGCCGTTGGAACTTCTCTGCAAAATACGAGTTCAAAACCCGTATTCGCCTGAAGAACAAGTCTGTAAACCAGGCTCCAAGTATCGGTAACTTGCCTGCCAACCTTTCCAATCAGATGACAGGCATACTGACTGCAAAATATCAGCAGGCAGGTCTTACACTTGAGCAGGCCAAGCAACAGGCAGAAAATAAGGCTAATGCTGTATTAACTGACCCAACAGTAGGAGCTACAATGTTAGGCTTGAAGACCCAGTTCGACACAGAGCTCGAAGAGGCTATCGGTGAATATGAGGATGGCAAGAAGATTGCTGGTGATATTCCTGCTTATCTGGCACTCGGTGTAGGTTACAGCCCTGTAAATGCAGTACGCGTAAACGTTGGTTTCCACTGGTTCGATGACAAGCACGCTACATCTTACAACAACCGACAGGAGAAGTTAAAGCGTGGTACATTGGAATACAACGCAGGTGTAGAGGTAGACGTAAACAAGAAGATTACCTTGAGTACTGGCTGGCAGAATACCAACTATGGCTTGAGCGATGAATACATGGACGACAAATCATTCGTTGTCAGTTCAAACTCTGTAGCAGTTGGTGGTGTATACCACATCAATAAGAAGATGGACTTGAACGTGGCTTACTTCCACACCTTCTATCAGCACAAGAAGACCTCAGAGAATGTAGAACTAATAGGAAAGACCTACAGTTCTGACTACACACGTAACAACAACGTATTCGCAGTAGGTCTTGACATCAACTTCTAA
- a CDS encoding HD family phosphohydrolase, with translation MSIFNNPEENYWRNFATKTVLILITVAIIVWFLPRNEGRMFRYDVGKPWMYGSVIAKFDFPIYKTDEAIKREQDSLMKQFQPYYSVNDSIGSEQVSRFLHDFSQGVPGLPKEYVGLIAHQLQRLYQTGIIATTEYNRIYKDSTSMIRIINGKNVKSVPIGSFYSTIAAYERIFYDEKLATQRQLLSRCNLNNYVEANVIYDKERSEAEKADMMSSIPLASGMVMSGQKIVDRGEVITNNTYRVLNSFDKEMKRRSSTQEELTTTIIGQVLFIFILVMLFTSYLSLFRKDYFDKPRSITMLYAMITLFPIFVSLMMKHNFFSVYIIPFAMAPIFVRVFMDSRTAFISHVTMILICAAAVKYQYEFIIVQLVAGLVAIYSLRELSKRSQIFITALLVTIASGIVYLALQLMQDNQVFNVDASMYTYFTVNGIFLLLSYPLMYIIEKMFGFTSNVTLFELSNTNKGLLRNLSEIAPGTFQHSITVGNLAAEIANRIRANSLLVRTGALYHDIGKMTNPVFFTENQAGVNPHDQLSDLESAQIIISHVSEGLKMAEKVGLPGIIKDFITTHHGTGITKYFYINYCNAHPTEVIDKSQFQYPGPNPFTREQAILMMADTVEAASRSLNEYTEESISNLVNKLIDGQVADGFFKECPITFRDIALAKQVLIERLKAIYHTRISYPHLNVRQNAGKKTSQESKEQE, from the coding sequence ATGAGCATATTTAACAACCCAGAAGAGAACTATTGGCGCAATTTCGCCACAAAAACGGTTTTGATATTAATTACCGTTGCTATCATTGTTTGGTTCCTTCCTCGCAACGAAGGAAGGATGTTCAGGTACGATGTTGGAAAGCCATGGATGTATGGTTCCGTCATCGCAAAATTTGACTTTCCGATCTATAAGACCGATGAAGCCATCAAGCGTGAACAGGATTCGCTGATGAAGCAATTCCAACCTTATTATTCTGTCAATGATTCCATCGGCAGCGAACAGGTGAGCCGTTTCCTGCACGACTTCAGCCAAGGTGTACCAGGTTTGCCAAAAGAATATGTGGGACTCATAGCCCACCAGCTTCAGCGCCTTTATCAGACCGGCATCATCGCTACCACGGAATATAATCGTATCTACAAAGATTCTACCAGTATGATACGAATTATCAACGGAAAGAATGTGAAGAGCGTACCTATCGGTTCGTTCTACTCTACTATTGCCGCTTACGAACGCATCTTCTACGATGAGAAGCTGGCAACCCAGAGACAGCTTTTATCCCGTTGCAACCTCAATAATTATGTTGAAGCCAACGTCATATACGATAAGGAAAGAAGCGAGGCCGAGAAAGCCGACATGATGAGCAGCATTCCACTGGCAAGCGGAATGGTGATGAGCGGACAGAAGATTGTAGATCGTGGAGAAGTGATTACGAACAACACCTATCGGGTGCTCAATTCATTCGATAAGGAGATGAAGCGCCGCAGCTCTACCCAGGAAGAACTGACAACCACTATCATCGGACAGGTACTGTTTATCTTCATTCTTGTCATGCTGTTTACCTCTTATCTCTCACTTTTCAGAAAAGACTATTTTGATAAGCCGCGCAGCATTACCATGCTTTATGCGATGATTACGCTGTTCCCTATCTTTGTGTCACTCATGATGAAACACAATTTCTTCAGTGTCTATATCATCCCATTTGCCATGGCGCCTATCTTCGTACGTGTGTTTATGGACTCGCGTACAGCCTTTATCAGCCACGTTACGATGATTCTCATTTGTGCAGCAGCGGTAAAGTACCAGTACGAGTTTATCATCGTACAGCTGGTAGCAGGTCTTGTTGCTATTTACAGTTTGCGTGAACTCAGCAAGCGCTCGCAGATATTCATCACAGCCCTGTTGGTGACTATAGCCAGCGGTATAGTATATCTTGCCCTTCAGCTGATGCAGGACAACCAGGTGTTCAACGTAGATGCCAGCATGTATACCTACTTTACCGTAAACGGCATCTTCCTGCTACTCTCTTATCCGCTCATGTACATTATAGAAAAGATGTTTGGATTTACATCTAATGTTACACTTTTCGAGTTGTCAAATACCAACAAGGGATTACTTCGCAACCTGAGTGAGATTGCTCCAGGCACCTTCCAGCATTCTATCACCGTAGGTAACCTGGCAGCAGAGATTGCCAACCGCATCAGAGCCAACAGTCTTCTGGTACGTACCGGAGCACTCTATCATGATATCGGTAAGATGACTAACCCTGTTTTCTTCACAGAGAATCAGGCGGGCGTTAATCCTCACGACCAGTTAAGCGACCTTGAGAGCGCACAGATTATCATAAGCCATGTTTCAGAAGGTCTGAAGATGGCAGAGAAGGTTGGTCTGCCAGGCATCATAAAGGATTTCATCACTACTCATCACGGAACGGGCATCACCAAGTATTTCTATATTAATTACTGTAATGCCCACCCTACAGAGGTGATTGACAAGTCGCAGTTCCAATATCCTGGTCCGAACCCATTTACCCGCGAACAGGCCATCCTGATGATGGCAGATACGGTTGAAGCGGCTTCGCGCTCTCTGAACGAATATACTGAAGAAAGCATCAGTAACCTCGTCAATAAACTCATCGACGGACAGGTGGCAGATGGTTTCTTCAAGGAGTGCCCTATCACGTTCCGAGACATCGCTCTCGCTAAGCAGGTACTCATCGAACGACTCAAGGCTATTTACCATACCCGTATTTCGTATCCTCACTTGAACGTAAGACAGAATGCCGGCAAAAAGACGAGTCAGGAGTCTAAAGAACAAGAGTAA
- the gltX gene encoding glutamate--tRNA ligase, translating into MADRKVRVRFAPSPTGALHIGGVRTALYNYLFARQHGGELVFRIEDTDSHRFVPGAEEYILESFKWLGIQFDEGVSFGGEHGPYRQSERRDIYKQYVQQLLDNDKAYIAFDTPEELEAKRAEIQNFQYDAHTRMQMRNSLTLSKEEVDKLIADGKQYTVRFKIEPGQEIHVNDMIRGDVKVMSDILDDKVLYKSADELPTYHLANIVDDHLMEISHVIRGEEWLPSAPLHVLLYKAFGWEDTMPRFAHLPLLLKPEGKGKLSKRDGDRLGFPVFPLEWHDPKTGEVSSGYRESGYFPEAVVNFLALLGWNPGTEQEIFSLDELVKAFDISRCSKAGAKFDFKKGIWFNHEYILMKSDDEIANLFAPIVANNGVEETLDRVKQVVHMMKDRVNFVYELWPLCSFFFIAPTEYDAKTTKKRWKEYSAQQMTELADVLEGIEDFSIEGQEPVVMKWVEDKGYKLGDVMNAFRLTLVGEGKGPGMFDISAFLGKEETLRRLRKAIEVLG; encoded by the coding sequence ATGGCAGATAGAAAAGTAAGGGTGCGTTTTGCCCCTAGTCCAACGGGTGCATTGCACATTGGCGGTGTTCGTACCGCTCTGTATAATTATTTGTTTGCTCGCCAACATGGAGGTGAGCTGGTGTTCCGTATTGAGGATACAGATTCTCATCGTTTCGTGCCTGGAGCCGAAGAATATATCCTGGAATCTTTCAAGTGGCTGGGTATCCAGTTTGACGAGGGTGTAAGTTTCGGTGGAGAGCATGGACCTTATCGCCAGAGTGAACGTCGTGATATCTATAAGCAGTATGTTCAGCAGCTCTTGGATAATGATAAGGCGTATATTGCTTTTGATACTCCTGAGGAGTTGGAAGCGAAACGTGCCGAAATCCAGAATTTCCAGTATGATGCTCATACTCGTATGCAGATGCGCAACTCTCTGACTCTTTCTAAGGAAGAGGTTGATAAACTGATTGCTGACGGAAAGCAGTATACTGTACGTTTCAAGATTGAACCGGGACAGGAAATTCACGTGAACGATATGATTCGTGGTGATGTGAAGGTAATGAGCGATATCCTGGATGATAAGGTACTTTATAAGAGTGCTGATGAATTGCCAACTTATCACCTGGCAAATATCGTAGACGACCACCTGATGGAAATCTCTCATGTAATCCGTGGTGAGGAGTGGTTGCCTAGTGCGCCTTTGCACGTACTTCTTTATAAGGCTTTCGGTTGGGAAGATACCATGCCTCGTTTTGCGCATCTTCCTTTGCTTCTTAAGCCTGAAGGTAAAGGTAAGCTGAGTAAGCGTGATGGCGACCGCCTCGGTTTCCCGGTATTCCCGCTGGAGTGGCATGATCCTAAGACTGGCGAGGTTTCTTCCGGTTATCGTGAGAGTGGCTACTTCCCAGAGGCTGTAGTCAACTTCCTGGCGCTCCTCGGCTGGAATCCTGGTACAGAACAGGAAATCTTCTCTCTTGATGAACTGGTGAAGGCTTTTGATATTTCACGTTGCTCTAAGGCTGGTGCCAAGTTTGACTTCAAGAAGGGAATCTGGTTCAACCACGAATACATTCTGATGAAGAGCGATGATGAAATAGCTAACCTCTTTGCCCCTATTGTTGCCAACAATGGTGTAGAGGAAACTCTGGACCGCGTAAAGCAGGTGGTACACATGATGAAGGATCGTGTGAACTTTGTCTATGAACTGTGGCCATTGTGTTCTTTCTTCTTCATTGCTCCTACAGAGTATGATGCTAAGACAACCAAGAAGCGCTGGAAGGAATATTCTGCACAGCAGATGACAGAACTTGCTGATGTGCTTGAAGGTATTGAAGATTTCTCTATCGAAGGTCAGGAACCTGTCGTGATGAAATGGGTAGAGGATAAGGGCTACAAACTCGGTGACGTGATGAACGCATTCCGTCTGACTCTCGTAGGTGAGGGTAAGGGCCCGGGTATGTTCGATATCTCTGCCTTCCTTGGCAAGGAGGAAACTCTGCGCCGTCTTCGCAAGGCAATCGAAGTTTTGGGTTAA
- a CDS encoding 3-deoxy-D-manno-octulosonic acid transferase, whose translation MYNIVIYFVLWGIAIASLFNEKVRKMWRGEREAFKILKQKVDPNAKYIWFHAASLGEFEQGRPLMERIRKDYPQYKILLTFYSPSGYEVRKNYEGADIICYMPVDTRLNAIRFLRLVRPVMAFFIKYEFWSNFLHILKHRNIPTYSVSSIFREDQVFFKWYGRSYAGVLKCFTRFFVQNEESKRLLEGIGITAVDVVGDTRFDRVLQIKEAAKQLPICEAFRTGVASSQSADVPHHDFKVFVAGSSWPPDENIFIPFFNEHKDWRLLIAPHVIAEEHLKLILSLIKGKKVVRYTQTTPEEAADADVLIIDCFGLLSSMYNYGDVAYIGGGFGVGIHNTLEAAVWNMPVIFGPNNKKFQEAQGLLKSGGGFEINTYDDFSSLMGSLMNDETFLKQAGDKAGTFVAHLAGATDKVLASVKL comes from the coding sequence ATCTATAATATCGTAATATATTTCGTCCTTTGGGGCATAGCCATTGCAAGTCTGTTCAATGAAAAAGTGCGCAAGATGTGGCGTGGTGAGCGTGAGGCTTTCAAAATATTGAAGCAGAAGGTGGATCCTAATGCTAAGTACATTTGGTTTCATGCTGCATCGCTCGGTGAGTTTGAACAGGGACGACCTTTGATGGAACGTATCCGCAAGGACTATCCTCAGTATAAGATTCTGCTTACCTTCTATTCTCCTTCAGGTTATGAGGTGCGCAAGAACTATGAGGGAGCTGATATCATCTGTTATATGCCGGTGGATACTAGGTTGAACGCCATCCGTTTCCTTAGACTGGTACGTCCTGTGATGGCTTTCTTCATCAAGTATGAGTTCTGGTCTAATTTCCTTCATATCCTGAAGCATCGCAACATTCCTACTTATAGCGTGAGCAGTATCTTCCGCGAGGATCAGGTGTTCTTCAAATGGTACGGCAGAAGCTATGCTGGAGTGCTGAAGTGTTTTACCCGTTTCTTCGTACAGAACGAAGAGAGTAAGCGATTGCTCGAAGGTATCGGCATCACGGCTGTGGATGTGGTAGGAGATACCCGTTTCGACCGTGTTCTCCAGATAAAGGAGGCTGCCAAGCAATTGCCGATTTGCGAGGCTTTCAGAACAGGAGTGGCTTCATCTCAGTCTGCTGATGTACCTCATCATGATTTCAAGGTATTTGTTGCCGGTAGCTCTTGGCCACCAGATGAGAATATCTTTATACCTTTCTTTAATGAGCATAAGGATTGGCGTCTGCTGATTGCTCCTCATGTCATCGCTGAAGAGCATCTGAAGTTGATTCTTTCTCTGATAAAGGGCAAGAAGGTAGTGCGCTATACGCAAACAACTCCTGAAGAAGCTGCAGATGCTGATGTTTTGATCATCGATTGTTTCGGATTGTTGAGCAGTATGTACAACTATGGTGATGTGGCTTATATCGGTGGCGGCTTTGGTGTAGGTATTCATAACACCTTGGAGGCTGCCGTATGGAATATGCCGGTTATCTTTGGTCCGAACAATAAAAAGTTTCAGGAGGCTCAGGGCTTGCTGAAATCGGGTGGAGGTTTTGAAATCAATACCTATGATGATTTCTCGAGCTTGATGGGTTCTCTGATGAATGATGAGACCTTCCTGAAACAGGCTGGCGATAAGGCTGGCACCTTCGTGGCTCATTTGGCTGGCGCTACTGATAAGGTCTTGGCAAGTGTAAAGTTGTAA
- a CDS encoding nitroreductase family protein codes for MENEVLKAIKERRSIRRFKADQITDEELKTVLEAGTWAATGHGTQEPFIIAVQNPEICAQLRKMNAEIMGVESDPYYGAPTIVIVLAPESNVNGVKDGSLILGNMMLAAHSIGLASCWINREDGMFASEEGKKLMKDWNLPEGLMGVGALALGYASAHPHTVKPRKEDYYRIIK; via the coding sequence ATGGAAAATGAAGTTTTGAAAGCCATTAAGGAAAGAAGAAGCATTCGTCGCTTCAAGGCAGATCAGATTACCGACGAAGAGTTGAAGACGGTATTGGAAGCCGGCACATGGGCAGCAACAGGTCATGGAACCCAGGAGCCTTTCATCATTGCCGTTCAGAATCCTGAGATTTGCGCCCAGCTTCGCAAGATGAACGCAGAAATCATGGGTGTAGAAAGCGATCCTTACTATGGAGCGCCAACCATCGTTATCGTTCTGGCACCAGAAAGCAACGTTAACGGTGTGAAAGATGGCAGCCTTATCTTAGGCAATATGATGCTTGCAGCCCACTCTATCGGCCTTGCATCTTGCTGGATTAACCGTGAAGACGGCATGTTTGCATCAGAAGAAGGCAAGAAGTTGATGAAAGACTGGAATCTTCCAGAAGGTTTGATGGGAGTAGGAGCCTTAGCCTTGGGTTATGCTTCTGCGCATCCTCATACCGTAAAACCAAGAAAAGAGGATTACTACCGCATTATCAAATAA